GTATTTTTGTTCAGTAGCAGTCAAATAATCCCGAAAAGTCAGTTTTTTAGAAAACTCAGCTTCAGGAGACAAAGTTTTATTCTTGCTAGATTCAGAAGTTTCTGCCATAAGCGTAGTCCTAATAATAGTTTTGGGGAGCGGACATAGGACTTACGCAGAGTAGGGAGTGGGGAGTGGGGAGTGGGGAGTAGGGGATAATAACTGTCAACTTGACTTCTTCCCCGAAGAACCAGTGAGACGATTCTCAAACCACATGCCGGCGCTGATTAATATCGAGCCGCACATTAAGAAAACCATTGACCTAAATAATAAGTCAGTGTCGTACTCTAACATCCGACTAATAACTAGTAAAGTTAACAATAGCATACCGCCCCAAAAAGAGCGTCGGTCGTTTAACTTCATTCCCTCTTGAATGAGTCCCCAAGACAAAACTGCTAAAAGCACGTTGAAAATAAAACTGCCCAAGTCGCCGATGCGATTGATAGCTTGATGCCAAAACGGTACTACAACGATAAATCCGAGGAAAATGGCAATTAGTCCCGTATTAAAAACGACTTCCCTCCGGGGAGGGTTGCTTCTTTGACGTAACAGAAACAACCATTGTAGGACGGCTAAACCACTAATAATCCCCAAGTCGATGACGGATACAGATAAGAAATTGCTACTGTTGTTGTTTGACCCAAAGGAATTATAGGAAGAACTTTGCCATTGCCAACGAAAGGAAAGGGCATAGAAGACTAAACCAAAAGCAATAAGGGCTAGGTTACGTGCAAGGGGTTGAAAGAGTCTGTAATTGATGGTGGGAAATAGTAGATCGTCGTAACTCCAGAAGATTGCCGGAGGTAGGGCTAAGGCAAAAGAAGCTACCCAAGGCGCAACATCAGAGAATTTGAGTAATGGTAAAGGATTGAGGTTGAATTGCAAGGAACTAGCAAAGAAGAACGCCGCCAAAAAGAAAATCCATCGTGAACGGCATAAGTAAGCTAAAGGTACAAATAATAACCATGATACAAGCGGCATATGGCGTACTGCTAACCGCGCCCAACTCAATTGGTCTGAGGAGTACCATAAATCTCCAAGTCCAGCCCAGTAGCCAATCATGACTAGGACAATGGACATGATTCCCAAGGAATTTAATGATAGTCCGTAAGCCATGAAAGAAACACCAAATCCCCAGGCGAGAAAAAATTCAGCAGTAGAACCAGTGATATTAAAAATCTGTGCCATGAGGATGAGGTTTGCCCCCAGAATAAAAGCGGCAAAAATCAGTAAAGCTTCTCCCAAGAAGCGTTTATTACGTTGTGACTTTTTCCCTTCTTTACTGTTGAGTGTTGGTTCTCTCCAAGTGTAAAAACCTGTAATACTAATAAAGAAAAATAAACTCATCATCAAGATGAATTTGACTTCCCGTGACCAAGACAACCAGTTAGCAGCAGCAAAGGTAAAGACACCTATAACCAGCAGAACACCGCCGATCGCGATCGCAATCATCATAAAGCGATCGCGTGCAGCCATATCTAGATTTTTAAATTGATAGCGATCGGCAATTTGCTGATATTGCGAAGCACTAATGATTCCTTCATCACGCCATAACTCCGCATCTCGCCGTAATCTTCGTTG
Above is a genomic segment from Nostoc sp. MS1 containing:
- a CDS encoding DUF2157 domain-containing protein — its product is MFFDNFQRRLRRDAELWRDEGIISASQYQQIADRYQFKNLDMAARDRFMMIAIAIGGVLLVIGVFTFAAANWLSWSREVKFILMMSLFFFISITGFYTWREPTLNSKEGKKSQRNKRFLGEALLIFAAFILGANLILMAQIFNITGSTAEFFLAWGFGVSFMAYGLSLNSLGIMSIVLVMIGYWAGLGDLWYSSDQLSWARLAVRHMPLVSWLLFVPLAYLCRSRWIFFLAAFFFASSLQFNLNPLPLLKFSDVAPWVASFALALPPAIFWSYDDLLFPTINYRLFQPLARNLALIAFGLVFYALSFRWQWQSSSYNSFGSNNNSSNFLSVSVIDLGIISGLAVLQWLFLLRQRSNPPRREVVFNTGLIAIFLGFIVVVPFWHQAINRIGDLGSFIFNVLLAVLSWGLIQEGMKLNDRRSFWGGMLLLTLLVISRMLEYDTDLLFRSMVFLMCGSILISAGMWFENRLTGSSGKKSS